One Nicotiana sylvestris chromosome 12, ASM39365v2, whole genome shotgun sequence genomic window carries:
- the LOC104210158 gene encoding calcineurin B-like protein 7 isoform X1, whose amino-acid sequence MGCALRKQERIYEDHVVLAAQTHFSLEDVKALNELFRKLSCSICKDGFISKEEFQLGLFRDSRKQSLFSDRMFKLFDSNNDGLIDFGEFIRTLSIFHPDASQAQKIAVAFKLYDLWQRGFIGREEVKELILALLYESELILTDDIVEDIVDKTLEEADSKGDGKIDIEEWNNFAALNPSLLKNMTIPYLKDITAAFPSFVLNIEKNDEIYKDF is encoded by the exons ATGGGCTGTGCTTTAAGAAAGCAAGAAAGGATATATGAAGATCATGTTGTACTCGCAGCTCAGACACATT TTTCTTTGGAAGATGTCAAGGCCTTAAATGAACTCTTCAGAAAATTAAGTTGTTCTATTTGCAAAGATGGGTTTATTAGCAAA GAAGAGTTCCAGCTTGGATTGTTCAGAGATAGCAGGAAGCAATCTCTATTTTCAGACAGG ATGTTCAAGTTGTTTGACTCCAACAATGATGGGCTAATAGACTTTGGCGAGTTTATTCGTACACTAAGCATCTTCCATCCTGATGCTTCTCAAGCACAGAAAATTGCTG TTGCATTTAAACTGTATGACTTATGGCAAAGAGGCTTCATTGGCCGTGAAGAG GTGAAGGAGCTGATTTTAGCACTATTATATGAGTCAGAATTAATACTCACTGATGATATAGTTGAAGATATTGTCGACAAG ACATTGGAAGAGGCAGATTCAAAAGGGGATGGAAAGATAGATATAGAAGAATGGAATAATTTTGCAGCTCTAAATCCATCTTTATTGAAGAACATGACAATTCCATATCTCAA gGATATCACAGCTGCATTTCCTAGTTTTGTGCTGAATATAGAAAAAAATGATGAGATTTACAAGGATTTCTGA
- the LOC104210158 gene encoding calcineurin B-like protein 7 isoform X2: MGCALRKQERIYEDHVVLAAQTHFSLEDVKALNELFRKLSCSICKDGFISKEEFQLGLFRDSRKQSLFSDRMFKLFDSNNDGLIDFGEFIRTLSIFHPDASQAQKIAVAFKLYDLWQRGFIGREETLEEADSKGDGKIDIEEWNNFAALNPSLLKNMTIPYLKDITAAFPSFVLNIEKNDEIYKDF; encoded by the exons ATGGGCTGTGCTTTAAGAAAGCAAGAAAGGATATATGAAGATCATGTTGTACTCGCAGCTCAGACACATT TTTCTTTGGAAGATGTCAAGGCCTTAAATGAACTCTTCAGAAAATTAAGTTGTTCTATTTGCAAAGATGGGTTTATTAGCAAA GAAGAGTTCCAGCTTGGATTGTTCAGAGATAGCAGGAAGCAATCTCTATTTTCAGACAGG ATGTTCAAGTTGTTTGACTCCAACAATGATGGGCTAATAGACTTTGGCGAGTTTATTCGTACACTAAGCATCTTCCATCCTGATGCTTCTCAAGCACAGAAAATTGCTG TTGCATTTAAACTGTATGACTTATGGCAAAGAGGCTTCATTGGCCGTGAAGAG ACATTGGAAGAGGCAGATTCAAAAGGGGATGGAAAGATAGATATAGAAGAATGGAATAATTTTGCAGCTCTAAATCCATCTTTATTGAAGAACATGACAATTCCATATCTCAA gGATATCACAGCTGCATTTCCTAGTTTTGTGCTGAATATAGAAAAAAATGATGAGATTTACAAGGATTTCTGA